The region TAACCTGCGTAACATTCCTTCTAGTCCTCTCGCCCCCTCCCCCCTATTTCAAGGGGGGTGGGTCCCTCCTTCCCTCTCATCTCCAACGAAAAAATGCCAACTGGGCAATCCCTCCTAAAATGTTTAACTTTTCTTGAATGTAGCATTTTTCTTTGGCGATggtcgtggatgtagcattgcttctTAATTATACATGGATGTACGagtttttgctttatttataaagcgggacgAAAGTTTTCTTGGTATGGATGTATGAGTTTTAACAAGAAAAGTGCACGCAAGGAATGCATGTTACTTCAAAATATTGGCAGGGGCTATTCACAAACGCCAAGGGGGGATTAGCAAGGTTGAAAGACCGGTTGGAGCCCCGCCAACTCGACCGACAAGTTCTACTTGGCAGGCAGACGACACACTGTAGGCTGTTTTGCCACATCATGCCAAGTTTGCATGCCCCTTTGCCACACTTTTGATGTTTATGTACCAAACGGTCACATGCGAACCAGCTTTGTGTATTGTCCATGCTATGCTATTAAGGCATCTCCAGCGCGCAAAATGCCAACGGCGGTCGACTTCCATGAAGGTgggtattttaaaaaaaatcagaaaacatAGTTTAAAGTTtcaagaaatcctgaaaaaaaacaTACATGTTAACATGGATGTATtctacatgtgtgtaaattttgatGATGAAATACATTATGATGagagctacacaaaaaagacaaatcgcggTTTTCAAACTGATGAACAGTACAAACACTGTTGATTGTTAGAAATGCACGGTTTTTTCTCTTTTCTGTGTAGCTCTCACCATAATGTATTTCGTTGTGAGATTTTATACACATGTAGAATATATCCATCTTAATTTgtagaatttttttcaaaaaattttgaAACTCCAAAATGTAATTATTGAATTTTTTAAAATATCCACCTCCATGGAGGTCGCCTGCCAAGAGCCCATCTCCAGTGTTGATACTCAAACCGCCCGCATCTGTCCTAAGTGAGTGGTCCGGATGCCGCAAGTCATCCAACGCGGTACCTATAAGTTTACGGAGTGGTCCGGATGCCTGGACCACTGCCACGCAGACGCCCGACTTCTCGCATACGCGGTACCCCATTAGTTTGCGGAGTGGTCCGAGCACCTGTTTTCTCGCAAACCGGGGGGCTTTGTCGGCATTCGGACTGCTTCCACACACACATCCGGACGCCGCAAGCCATCCAAGTGGTACCCCCCATTGGTTTGTGGAGTGGTACGAATCGTCTGCTTTCCGGCCGTCCAGACTGCTACCATGCACGCGTTCGACTTCCCGGTCCCACACAAAATCCTCTCCCGCATCTGCACCCTCCCGCGTGAAGAAGTTGCCGCACATTCATGCCGCCGTAAAGCCGACACACGACCTCTCTCTGGTGCCGGCACTGAAGCGGCGCACCGGCCGAGAGTGTCGTCTGCGCCGTGTCCTGGTCTCAGCGCCTGTTCAATGTTGAAGCGATGTGAGTGGACGTGACGGGATGAATATCTACCACATTCAAACGGGCAGCATGTTCGTCCTCCTGCCGGCATTAAACATGCATGTCGGCCTAGAAACCACTTCGGCACAGGCATTGACACACCCCACCGCTTGGTTAGCATCCGCTATTTAAACAAGGACACGCCCGACACAAACAGCACCAACCATCATCCCGCTTTGTATCCTCCTTCATGTACCACCTTCACCATGACCGCGAGCTCTAGCATGTTGTGGGGGAGCCTCTCAACGGAGTAGAAGCACGAGCTGGCCGTCCTTGCGGCTGACTGGTAGGACCACCGTGCGAGGCGTATAGAGGTCTCCGACGACCGGACCATGGGGGCGGCCTCTATCTACGACTCTATAGTCCTGCCCACGCTGTTTTGTGCTGGCTTCACCATGGAGCAGGCGCAGACGCACTTCAACGCTGTTATGGCGGAGGTGCAGCCGACGCCGCAGCGGTTTCGGCGTTCTGGCAGGCGCAAGAGGAACGGCAGTACAACCTCTCACTCCTCACGCAACATTGGCTGACGGATGGCCAAATTTACGGAGAGCACCCGAGCAAGCAGGCCGCGGCGGCCATGATCACGAAGAACCCCAACTTCGTTGACGAGCAACTAGCGTTGTACGAGACCGCGCGCCCTCGCGGTGTAGACGgacgaggaggtggcgcaggagatcGCGGACAAGAACCCCGGCAGCTGCGGGTCGTTTTGGCGTTCCGTGTCCATTTTGGGCTGAGTGTCGGAGATGCCCTTAGCTCGAAGGTGGATGTGGTTCGTCCACCCAAATGATCCTGTCCTACGTTTTTTTTTTCGAACAACCCTATGTTTGTTTGTTGGCCACACCACACTCAGTGCCTCCGAAGTTTATTCGGCGGACTACTTGAGGCTGCCACACAAAAGTTCATCGGGGTATAGAGCACCGTCGCTTTCATTGTTCGCATTCGGCGTATTATACAGTACTTTAAAGTGAGACGGCTAACTCCATTCATCATTTTGAATAACCATTCGGTGTGGAAACGGCTAGCTTCATCAGCCCATTCAGTGCATTACTTTATAGGATTAATATATCATTAAGGTCACGGAGAGACAGCTATCGGCGTACATATCCTCCATTGATTTTGGTAGATCGTCAAAGGTTTGCCACAACGTAGTAGTACTGCCTCCTTCTGCGCGCAACCCCACCCAGTTGCGCAGCCGTGCAGTGTCACCGTGAGCGGTGATCCGGCCGATGGACTCGACAGGGGCCGAGCCGCTGGCGCTGCGGCCGCACGTCGTGCTGCTCGCCAGCCCCGGCGCCGGCCACCTCATCCCGCTGGCCGAGCTCGCAGGGCGGCTCGTCGACCACCACGGCTTCGCGGCCACGCTCGTCACCTTCACCGACCTCTCCTCcccggatgccctctccggcgtacCCGCCTCCGTCGCCACCGCCGCGCTCCCGTCCGTCCCGCTTGACGACCTCCCCGCCGGCACTCCTATGGAGACCGTGCTCTTCGAGCTCGTCCACCGGTCGCTCCCGAGCCTCCGAGCCCTCCTCCACTCCGTCGGCGCCCCGCTCGCCGCGCTGGTGCCGGACTTCTTTGGCTCAGCGGCGCTGCCGCTCGCCGCCGAGCTCGGCGTCCCGGGGTACGTCTTCGTGCCCAGCAACCTCACCACCATCGCGCTCATGCGCGCCACGGTGGAGCTCCACGACGGCGTTCCACCCGGCGAGTCCCGCGACCTCCCTGACCCTCTGGAGCTCCCCGGTGGCGTGTCGCTGCGCCGCACCGACCTGCCGCGCTCGTTCCAGAGCAGCGGCAAGCCGGTCTACGCGCACCTGATGGAAGAGGGCCGGCGGTACCTCGGCGCGGACGGCTTACTTGTGAACACCTTCTACGAGTTGGAGCCCGCCACCGTGGAAGAGTTCAAGCAGGCGGCGGAGCGAGGCGCGTTGCCGCCAGTGTTCCCCGTCGGTCCGTTCGTCCGGCCAAGCACAACCTCCGACGAAGCCGCCGGAGCGTCCGCGTGCATAGAGTGGCTAGATCGCCAGCCGACTGGGTCTGTGGTGTACGTCTCCTTCGGGAGCGGCGGGTCGCTGACCGTGGAGCAGACGGCAGAGCTCGCCGCTGGGCTGGAAGCGAGCGGCCACCGGTTCCTTTGGGTCGTGAGGATGCCGAATCTGGACGGCAACGACGGCCATAACCATGAAGACAAGCAAAACCCATTGGCGTGGCTTCCCGCGGGGTTCCTGGAGAGGACTGCGGACAAGGGGCTGGCCGTGGCGGCGTGGGCGCCTCAGGTGCGCGTGCTGTCCCACCCGGCGACGGCGGTGTTCGTGTCGCACTGCGGCTGGAACTCGGCGCTGGAGAGCGTGGCGGCCGGCGTGCCGATGGTGGCGTGGCCGCTGTACGCGGAGCAGCGGATGAACGCCGTGGTCCTGGAAGGGAGCGTCGGGGTGGCGCTGCGCCCGCGGGCGCGGGAGCGCGGCGAGATCGCGGCCGTGGTGAAGGAGCTGATGGAGGGGGCGGACAGGGGGCGCGGCGTGCGGCGGCAGGCCGGGGACCTGCAGCAGGCGGCGGCGCACGCGTGGTCGCCCGAGGGGTCGTCGCGCCGGGCGCTGGAGCAGGTCGCCGCCACATGGAAGAAGGTGACGCTTGCCAAGGTGAAGTAACGGACGGACGTGCAAGGGG is a window of Triticum dicoccoides isolate Atlit2015 ecotype Zavitan chromosome 2B, WEW_v2.0, whole genome shotgun sequence DNA encoding:
- the LOC119365789 gene encoding UDP-glycosyltransferase 72B1-like → MDSTGAEPLALRPHVVLLASPGAGHLIPLAELAGRLVDHHGFAATLVTFTDLSSPDALSGVPASVATAALPSVPLDDLPAGTPMETVLFELVHRSLPSLRALLHSVGAPLAALVPDFFGSAALPLAAELGVPGYVFVPSNLTTIALMRATVELHDGVPPGESRDLPDPLELPGGVSLRRTDLPRSFQSSGKPVYAHLMEEGRRYLGADGLLVNTFYELEPATVEEFKQAAERGALPPVFPVGPFVRPSTTSDEAAGASACIEWLDRQPTGSVVYVSFGSGGSLTVEQTAELAAGLEASGHRFLWVVRMPNLDGNDGHNHEDKQNPLAWLPAGFLERTADKGLAVAAWAPQVRVLSHPATAVFVSHCGWNSALESVAAGVPMVAWPLYAEQRMNAVVLEGSVGVALRPRARERGEIAAVVKELMEGADRGRGVRRQAGDLQQAAAHAWSPEGSSRRALEQVAATWKKVTLAKVK